The following are encoded in a window of Pseudomonadota bacterium genomic DNA:
- a CDS encoding rhodanese-like domain-containing protein, whose translation MSVTAQMLVQAAKQEIREVGLESAGELLQPANALILDVREPEEFQRGAIPGAINIPRGLLEFRIGSLPQLQDPSTATLVYCQSGGRSALAAQTLQRMGYTNVVSLAGGYAAWEAAR comes from the coding sequence ATGTCTGTCACCGCTCAGATGCTTGTGCAAGCGGCTAAACAAGAGATCCGCGAGGTCGGTCTCGAAAGCGCGGGTGAATTGCTGCAACCCGCGAATGCCTTAATTCTCGATGTACGCGAACCGGAGGAGTTCCAGCGCGGCGCCATTCCGGGCGCCATCAATATTCCTCGGGGTTTACTGGAATTCAGGATCGGCTCGCTGCCGCAACTACAAGACCCGTCGACCGCGACCTTGGTTTATTGCCAAAGCGGCGGGCGCTCGGCCCTGGCGGCTCAAACTCTGCAGCGCATGGGCTACACCAATGTTGTTTCGCTTGCGGGCGGCTATGCCGCCTGGGAAGCCGCCCGATGA
- a CDS encoding flavin reductase family protein yields MSAIAHLFRQLTHGVYVVGVSHGSECNAFTAAWVMQASFDPLLLALSINPRYASYPLLIASGAFTVNVLRQDQMTLAAHFAQPRCEDKLAGFDWSQKRTGAAVLTECLAYFECVVASRCAAGDHELVLGRVVGGGLLKGGVPPLHYRDTGDLDGSSRLFPEAF; encoded by the coding sequence GTGTCCGCGATCGCACACCTTTTCCGCCAGCTTACCCACGGCGTCTATGTTGTGGGCGTTTCCCACGGCAGCGAGTGCAATGCCTTCACCGCCGCCTGGGTGATGCAGGCGTCCTTTGATCCGCTCCTGCTCGCCCTCAGTATAAACCCGCGGTACGCATCGTATCCTCTCTTGATCGCGAGCGGAGCGTTCACCGTCAATGTGCTGCGCCAAGACCAGATGACGCTCGCCGCCCATTTCGCTCAGCCACGATGCGAGGACAAGCTGGCTGGGTTCGATTGGTCACAAAAACGCACCGGCGCAGCCGTCTTGACGGAATGCCTGGCGTATTTCGAGTGCGTGGTTGCGAGCCGGTGCGCCGCCGGCGACCACGAGCTGGTGCTCGGGCGGGTCGTCGGCGGCGGCCTCTTGAAGGGAGGCGTTCCACCCTTGCACTATCGCGACACTGGGGATCTGGACGGTAGCAGTCGCTTGTTCCCGGAAGCTTTCTAA